In a single window of the Xylanimonas protaetiae genome:
- a CDS encoding alpha/beta fold hydrolase, whose translation MPTTTATIDVPGAVVTYDVHEPEMPSGVRPLFVVGSPMGAGGFATLISHFTDRTVVTYDPPGADRSTLTGTGPDPDPMNRGAVLHAVAQAVGQGPYDFFGSSGGAVDGLAWVQQFHEDLATAVLHEPPLAKVLPDSDVMAAAMDDVHTTYEAHGFGAGMARFIALVSVQGEIDGDYLARPAPDPAAFGLPADDDGTRGDALLGVNMKTMQHWLPAFASVRAASTHVIPAYGEDSGETMAARAARALGDELGLEPAVFPGDHGAFQGGEYGFVGKPDAFAARLRELLG comes from the coding sequence GTGCCTACCACCACCGCCACGATCGACGTGCCCGGCGCCGTCGTCACCTACGACGTCCACGAGCCCGAGATGCCGTCGGGCGTCCGCCCGCTGTTCGTCGTCGGCAGCCCTATGGGCGCCGGCGGCTTCGCGACCCTGATCAGCCACTTTACCGACCGCACCGTCGTCACGTACGACCCGCCGGGCGCCGACCGGTCCACCCTCACGGGCACCGGGCCCGACCCGGACCCGATGAACCGCGGCGCGGTGCTGCACGCCGTCGCCCAGGCCGTCGGGCAGGGCCCGTACGACTTCTTCGGGTCGAGCGGCGGTGCCGTCGACGGGCTGGCGTGGGTCCAGCAGTTCCACGAGGACCTCGCCACGGCCGTCCTGCACGAGCCGCCGCTGGCCAAGGTGCTGCCCGACAGCGACGTCATGGCCGCCGCGATGGACGACGTCCACACCACCTACGAGGCGCACGGCTTCGGCGCGGGCATGGCCAGGTTCATCGCGCTCGTCTCCGTCCAGGGCGAGATCGACGGCGACTACCTCGCCCGGCCCGCCCCCGACCCGGCCGCGTTCGGCCTGCCTGCTGACGACGACGGGACCCGCGGCGACGCCCTGCTGGGCGTGAACATGAAGACCATGCAGCACTGGCTGCCCGCCTTCGCCTCGGTGCGGGCGGCGTCGACGCACGTGATCCCTGCCTACGGCGAGGACTCGGGCGAGACGATGGCGGCGCGTGCCGCGCGGGCGCTCGGCGACGAGCTCGGGCTGGAGCCCGCCGTCTTCCCCGGCGACCACGGCGCCTTCCAGGGCGGCGAGTACGGGTTCGTCGGCAAGCCTGACGCGTTCGCGGCCCGGCTCCGGGAGCTGCTCGGCTGA
- a CDS encoding MFS transporter: MTSPATPGIVDPRRANVILVAMAVSTFLFVLVEGLPSGLLTLMAPDLDTTTSRIGLLVTGYALVVLVATVPLAMATKRVPRRWVLSATVLLAAVGTLWAGLADGYGSIMAARLVTALAQALFWVAVIPGTAGLFPPRVRGRVMARLALGNSIAPVLGLPAGTWLAEHTSWRTTFWVVSALSMVIFVVVLVLFPTVRPSEGGASRAPFPSRRRLVTQLVTTALVVTGAFGLITFVTQLLQDVSGYARADMPWLLSIQGAAGVVGAIVVGRFLDRHSWGSLTTAIVVVTVAQVLLFALAPNHLVAIVGIALFGGAFATIPPALSHRVMLVSPGSTDMGVAVSSAIFNLGIAAGSGLGAALTAAVGVRWVPLAGAVLTALALAVNIWEHRTNPPFPAARQAVEEALAPTAAAEAAEAEA, from the coding sequence GTGACCTCCCCCGCCACCCCCGGCATCGTCGACCCGCGCCGCGCGAACGTCATCCTCGTCGCGATGGCCGTCTCGACGTTCCTGTTCGTGCTCGTCGAGGGCCTGCCGAGCGGCCTGCTCACCCTCATGGCCCCCGACCTGGACACGACGACGTCGCGCATCGGACTCCTGGTCACGGGCTACGCGCTCGTGGTGCTGGTGGCGACCGTGCCGCTCGCCATGGCGACCAAGCGCGTGCCGCGCCGCTGGGTGCTGTCGGCCACGGTGCTGCTCGCCGCGGTCGGCACGCTGTGGGCCGGGCTCGCCGACGGGTACGGGTCGATCATGGCCGCCCGCCTGGTCACCGCGCTGGCCCAGGCGCTGTTCTGGGTGGCCGTGATCCCCGGCACGGCCGGGCTGTTCCCGCCGCGCGTGCGCGGGCGCGTCATGGCCCGCCTCGCGCTCGGCAACTCGATCGCGCCCGTGCTGGGCCTGCCCGCCGGCACCTGGCTGGCCGAGCACACGAGCTGGCGCACCACGTTCTGGGTGGTCTCGGCGCTGTCGATGGTGATCTTCGTCGTCGTCCTCGTGCTGTTCCCCACCGTGAGGCCGTCGGAGGGCGGGGCGTCGCGCGCGCCCTTCCCGAGCCGGCGCCGGCTCGTCACTCAGCTCGTGACGACGGCCCTCGTGGTCACGGGCGCGTTCGGGCTCATCACGTTCGTGACCCAGCTGCTCCAGGACGTCTCCGGGTACGCCCGCGCGGACATGCCGTGGTTGCTGTCCATCCAGGGGGCCGCGGGCGTCGTGGGCGCGATCGTGGTCGGGCGGTTCCTCGACCGGCACTCGTGGGGCAGCCTCACCACGGCCATCGTCGTCGTCACCGTGGCGCAGGTGCTGCTCTTCGCGCTCGCCCCGAACCACCTGGTCGCGATCGTGGGCATCGCCCTGTTCGGCGGGGCGTTCGCGACCATCCCGCCCGCCCTCTCGCACCGCGTCATGCTCGTGTCCCCCGGGTCCACCGACATGGGCGTCGCGGTGTCGTCGGCGATCTTCAACCTCGGCATCGCGGCCGGCTCCGGGCTCGGCGCCGCGCTCACCGCGGCCGTCGGCGTGCGCTGGGTGCCGCTCGCGGGCGCGGTGCTGACGGCGCTCGCGCTGGCGGTCAACATCTGGGAGCACCGCACCAACCCGCCGTTCCCGGCGGCCCGGCAGGCGGTGGAGGAGGCGCTGGCGCCGACGGCGGCGGCGGAAGCGGCGGAAGCGGAAGCGTAG
- a CDS encoding Dyp-type peroxidase, with amino-acid sequence MTASDATPMTGGCPAHVGRRGFLRGVVGAAGALGLGAVASGAAAAPHASPLHASASTESQGSTEPPGSEHTGATHGHVPAVVPFHGPHQAGITTPAQRAAAFLALDVVVATRDELAQTFQTLTAAARLLAGGGVAPAAGPGAPPSDNGILGVVPTPKDTDGLTVTVSVGASLFDDRFGLAAGKPARLRVMDTFPDDDLDRATCDGDLLLQVCADERDTVLHAVRELLRATRGALALRWRQDGFLPPARPSGAPRNLLGFKDGTVNPPTASADAMADVVWTTAGPTTPLDDQAARAFGMRPDDLPDAVEPAWAAGGSYHVVRTTRMFVEFWDRVTLDEQEQMIGRRRDTGAPLTGSHEDDVPDYAADPTGDAIKLDAHIRLAGPRTPGSEAMRMLRRPYSYDNGSDASGTLDVGLVFVCFVQDLDRQFVAVQNRLAGEPLVDYVSPVGGGYFFALPGVLAADDWYASGLLA; translated from the coding sequence ATGACCGCGAGCGACGCGACCCCCATGACAGGCGGGTGTCCCGCCCACGTCGGCCGGCGCGGGTTCCTGCGCGGCGTCGTCGGCGCCGCGGGCGCCCTGGGCCTGGGCGCGGTGGCCTCCGGCGCGGCCGCCGCCCCGCACGCCTCCCCGCTGCACGCCTCCGCCTCCACGGAGTCGCAGGGCTCGACGGAGCCGCCCGGCTCCGAGCACACCGGCGCCACGCACGGCCACGTCCCCGCCGTCGTCCCGTTCCACGGCCCGCACCAGGCCGGGATCACCACGCCCGCCCAGCGGGCGGCCGCCTTCCTCGCGCTCGACGTCGTCGTTGCCACGCGCGACGAGCTCGCGCAGACCTTCCAGACCCTCACCGCGGCCGCCCGCCTGCTCGCCGGGGGCGGCGTCGCGCCGGCCGCCGGACCGGGCGCGCCGCCGTCGGACAACGGGATCCTCGGCGTGGTGCCGACGCCGAAGGACACCGACGGGCTGACCGTCACGGTCTCGGTGGGCGCCTCGCTGTTCGACGACCGGTTCGGCCTCGCCGCCGGCAAGCCCGCCCGCCTGCGGGTCATGGACACGTTCCCCGACGACGACCTCGACCGCGCGACCTGCGACGGCGACCTGCTGCTCCAGGTGTGCGCCGACGAGCGGGACACCGTGCTCCACGCCGTCCGCGAGCTGCTGCGCGCCACGCGCGGGGCGCTCGCGCTGCGGTGGCGGCAGGACGGGTTCCTGCCGCCGGCCCGCCCGTCGGGCGCCCCGCGCAACCTGCTCGGCTTCAAGGACGGCACCGTCAACCCGCCCACCGCGAGCGCCGACGCCATGGCCGACGTCGTCTGGACGACGGCGGGCCCCACGACGCCGCTCGACGACCAGGCCGCCCGCGCGTTCGGCATGCGGCCGGACGACCTGCCCGACGCCGTCGAGCCCGCGTGGGCCGCGGGCGGCAGCTACCACGTGGTGCGCACGACGCGCATGTTCGTGGAGTTCTGGGACCGGGTCACGCTCGACGAGCAGGAGCAGATGATCGGCCGGCGCCGGGACACGGGCGCCCCGCTGACGGGCTCGCACGAGGACGACGTGCCCGACTACGCCGCCGACCCGACGGGCGACGCGATCAAGCTCGACGCGCACATCCGCCTGGCGGGCCCGCGCACGCCCGGCAGCGAGGCGATGCGGATGCTGCGGCGCCCGTACTCGTACGACAACGGCTCGGACGCGAGCGGGACGCTCGACGTCGGGCTCGTGTTCGTGTGCTTCGTCCAGGACCTCGACAGGCAGTTCGTCGCCGTGCAGAACCGGCTCGCGGGCGAACCCCTCGTCGACTACGTCTCCCCGGTCGGGGGCGGGTACTTCTTCGCCCTCCCCGGGGTCCTGGCGGCGGACGACTGGTACGCCAGCGGCCTGCTCGCCTGA
- a CDS encoding HAD-IC family P-type ATPase — protein sequence MVNTRHDHTDQRARTPHENHEGVEHGVHAGHGAATATGHGDHGGSAAGRTDHPSHDHGDHEAHDAHTGHDMHAGPEGHTGHAGHHALLYRRLFWIALALAVPTVLLSHMFATLLGYGLPMWPWLGWVSPVLGTVVYAWGGRPFLTGAVGEVRSRRPGMMLLVAMAITVAFVASWGATLGLLDGDLDFWWELALLVAIMLLGHWLEMRSLAQTSSALDSLAALLPDEAEKVTPDGTVTVPPAALVVGDVVVVRPGGRVPADGDVVAGAADVDESMITGESRPVARGVDDRVVAGTVATDDALRVRVTAVGEQTALAGIRRLVADAQSSTTRAQLLADRAAALLFWFAVGAAVVTAVAWTVLGTPSDAVIRAITVLVIACPHALGLAIPLVVSISTERAARAGVLVKDRAALERMRSVDAVLFDKTGTLTAGRPVVHDVVAAPLVKPAPRDPRGGPDDPGHRGPAADRVPALAADRVLALAASAEADSQHPLATAVVEAARARGLAVPTASGFSSSTAVGVRADVDGQEVAVGGPNLLADRGLDPLGETATWSERGAIVLHVLVDGVVVGALALADEVRPQARAAADALHRRGVRTVMITGDAEPVARAVAAELGIDQVFAGVRPEHKAARVVELQRAGRTVAMVGDGVNDAPALAQADVGIAIGAGTDVAIASAGVILASDDPRSVLSVIELSRAGYRTMRQNLWWAAGYNLAAVPLAAGVLAGVGFVLPMEVGALLMSVSTIVVAANAQLLRRLDLRPGAVTG from the coding sequence ATGGTGAACACCAGGCACGACCACACGGACCAGCGCGCTCGGACCCCCCATGAGAACCACGAGGGTGTCGAGCACGGTGTTCACGCAGGTCACGGCGCCGCGACGGCGACCGGCCACGGAGACCACGGAGGCTCCGCCGCCGGACGCACCGACCATCCGAGCCACGACCACGGTGACCACGAGGCGCACGACGCGCACACGGGTCACGACATGCACGCCGGCCCTGAGGGGCACACGGGCCACGCCGGCCACCACGCCCTCCTCTACCGCCGCCTCTTCTGGATCGCCCTCGCCCTCGCGGTCCCGACGGTCCTGCTGAGCCACATGTTCGCGACCCTGCTCGGCTACGGGCTGCCGATGTGGCCGTGGCTCGGCTGGGTCTCCCCCGTGCTCGGCACGGTCGTCTACGCCTGGGGCGGCCGCCCGTTCCTCACCGGGGCCGTGGGCGAGGTCCGCTCCCGCCGCCCCGGGATGATGCTGCTCGTCGCGATGGCGATCACGGTCGCGTTCGTCGCGTCGTGGGGCGCGACGCTCGGCCTGCTCGACGGCGACCTCGACTTCTGGTGGGAGCTCGCGCTCCTCGTCGCGATCATGCTGCTGGGCCACTGGCTCGAGATGCGCTCGCTCGCGCAGACGTCGTCGGCGCTCGACTCGCTCGCCGCGCTGCTGCCCGACGAGGCCGAGAAGGTCACGCCCGACGGCACGGTCACGGTGCCCCCGGCCGCGCTCGTGGTCGGCGACGTCGTCGTCGTGCGGCCCGGCGGGCGCGTCCCCGCCGACGGCGACGTGGTCGCGGGGGCGGCCGACGTCGACGAGTCGATGATCACCGGCGAGTCGCGGCCGGTCGCCCGGGGCGTCGACGACCGCGTCGTCGCCGGGACCGTCGCCACCGACGATGCGCTGCGTGTGCGCGTCACCGCCGTCGGGGAGCAGACGGCGCTGGCCGGCATCCGGCGGCTCGTCGCCGACGCGCAGTCGTCGACGACGCGCGCGCAGCTCCTCGCCGACCGCGCGGCCGCGCTGCTGTTCTGGTTCGCCGTCGGGGCGGCCGTCGTCACAGCCGTCGCGTGGACCGTCCTGGGGACGCCGTCCGACGCCGTGATCCGCGCGATCACGGTGCTCGTCATCGCGTGCCCCCACGCGCTCGGCCTGGCGATCCCGCTCGTCGTGTCGATCTCGACCGAGCGCGCCGCCCGCGCGGGCGTGCTGGTCAAGGATCGCGCGGCGCTCGAGCGCATGCGCTCCGTCGACGCCGTCCTGTTCGACAAGACCGGCACGCTCACGGCCGGTCGGCCCGTGGTGCACGACGTCGTCGCCGCCCCGCTGGTGAAGCCCGCGCCACGGGACCCGCGGGGCGGTCCCGACGACCCCGGCCACCGCGGCCCCGCCGCGGACCGGGTGCCCGCCCTCGCCGCGGACCGGGTGCTCGCGCTCGCCGCGTCCGCCGAGGCGGACTCGCAGCACCCGCTCGCCACGGCGGTCGTCGAGGCGGCGCGCGCGAGGGGCCTCGCCGTCCCGACGGCTTCCGGGTTCTCGTCGTCGACGGCCGTGGGCGTCCGCGCCGACGTCGACGGGCAGGAGGTCGCCGTCGGCGGCCCGAACCTGCTCGCCGATCGCGGGCTGGACCCGCTCGGGGAGACCGCGACGTGGTCGGAACGCGGCGCGATCGTGCTGCACGTGCTGGTCGACGGCGTCGTCGTCGGGGCGCTCGCCCTGGCCGACGAGGTGCGCCCGCAGGCACGCGCCGCCGCCGACGCGCTGCACCGCCGAGGCGTCCGCACGGTGATGATCACGGGCGACGCCGAGCCCGTCGCGCGCGCCGTCGCCGCCGAGCTAGGCATCGACCAGGTGTTCGCGGGCGTGCGGCCGGAGCACAAGGCGGCCCGCGTCGTCGAGCTGCAGCGAGCGGGTCGCACGGTCGCCATGGTGGGCGACGGCGTGAACGACGCGCCCGCGCTCGCGCAGGCCGACGTCGGCATCGCGATCGGCGCGGGCACGGACGTGGCGATCGCGTCGGCGGGGGTGATCCTCGCGTCCGACGACCCGCGGTCGGTGCTGTCGGTCATCGAGCTGTCGCGGGCCGGGTACCGCACGATGCGGCAGAACCTGTGGTGGGCCGCGGGCTACAACCTCGCCGCGGTGCCGCTCGCCGCGGGCGTGCTCGCGGGCGTCGGGTTCGTCCTGCCCATGGAGGTCGGGGCGCTGCTCATGTCGGTGTCCACCATCGTGGTCGCGGCGAACGCGCAGCTCCTGCGCCGCCTGGACCTGCGCCCCGGGGCGGTCACGGGCTGA
- a CDS encoding EfeM/EfeO family lipoprotein has product MRRHGQGATRRSLLATGVVLLLAACGGPGAATPAADDAATGIPVSAGPDDCGLGWDGGTAGDLTFAVANTATTGMSVYLQDTQAMPRTSLVLDAIGAGATASASVRLDGGAYRFVCLQADEEPVLGAPVTVTGHAAGATPSIVLLSQADLVPATQAYSAWALGRAQRLAQQVTALDADAARGDLAAARHDWLDAHTTYGTLGAAYGAFGDLGEAIDGLPPRGVSAATSTTGFRQVEALLWPGAGAGSDADVARAASPATQRLASDVGELVTQLQDPRMDPLELGLRAHEILEDVQRITLSGAADGPSGTTLAEVAAAVDGSRAAIDQLRPVLATEAGDAGADGAGSDDGAGSDAPDNSGPDDGGDELAVVDGALDDLAAVVAAFHHDVPAGETGWTPLPALTPPERELLDARLDAALEPLARVAATTEPRRHP; this is encoded by the coding sequence GTGCGGCGACACGGACAGGGCGCGACCCGACGGTCGCTCCTCGCCACCGGCGTCGTGCTCCTGCTCGCCGCGTGCGGCGGGCCCGGCGCCGCCACCCCCGCGGCTGACGACGCCGCCACCGGCATCCCCGTGAGCGCCGGCCCGGACGACTGCGGGCTCGGCTGGGACGGCGGCACGGCCGGCGACCTGACCTTTGCCGTCGCCAACACCGCGACCACCGGCATGAGCGTGTACCTCCAGGACACGCAGGCCATGCCGCGCACCTCCCTGGTGCTCGACGCGATCGGGGCGGGAGCCACCGCGTCGGCGTCGGTGCGGCTCGACGGCGGCGCGTACCGGTTCGTCTGTCTCCAGGCCGACGAGGAGCCCGTGCTCGGCGCGCCCGTCACCGTGACCGGCCACGCTGCCGGGGCCACGCCGAGCATCGTCCTGCTCAGCCAGGCCGACCTGGTCCCGGCCACGCAGGCCTACTCGGCCTGGGCGCTCGGCCGCGCGCAGAGGCTCGCGCAGCAGGTCACAGCGCTCGACGCCGACGCCGCGCGCGGCGACCTCGCGGCCGCGCGCCACGACTGGCTCGACGCGCACACCACCTACGGCACGCTCGGTGCGGCGTACGGGGCGTTCGGCGACCTGGGCGAGGCGATCGACGGGCTGCCCCCGCGCGGGGTCTCGGCCGCCACCTCGACCACCGGGTTCCGACAGGTCGAGGCGCTGCTGTGGCCGGGCGCCGGCGCGGGCTCCGACGCCGACGTCGCACGCGCCGCCAGCCCCGCGACCCAGCGGCTGGCCTCCGACGTCGGCGAGCTCGTCACGCAACTGCAGGACCCGCGCATGGACCCCCTGGAGCTGGGGCTGCGCGCGCACGAGATCCTCGAGGACGTCCAGCGCATCACCCTGTCCGGCGCGGCCGACGGCCCGTCGGGCACGACGCTCGCCGAGGTCGCGGCCGCCGTCGACGGCTCCCGCGCGGCGATCGACCAGCTCCGCCCGGTCCTCGCCACCGAGGCGGGCGACGCCGGGGCCGACGGCGCCGGGTCCGACGACGGCGCCGGGTCCGACGCGCCAGACAACAGCGGGCCCGACGACGGGGGCGACGAGCTCGCGGTCGTCGACGGCGCCCTCGACGACCTGGCCGCCGTCGTCGCGGCCTTCCACCACGACGTCCCCGCGGGCGAGACGGGCTGGACGCCCCTGCCCGCGCTCACTCCCCCTGAACGCGAGCTGCTCGACGCCCGCCTCGACGCGGCCCTCGAGCCGCTGGCGCGCGTCGCGGCGACGACGGAGCCGAGGAGGCACCCATGA
- a CDS encoding C40 family peptidase: MPYVFGSSNPAVGLDCSGLVVHVFRHLGVSLPHQSTRIRDSARTVRISRSEARPGDIIWSPGHVSIYLGGGRQIEATRPGGWRVRTANIWQSNPMFLRVV; the protein is encoded by the coding sequence GTGCCGTACGTCTTCGGCAGCTCGAACCCGGCGGTCGGCCTCGACTGCTCGGGCCTGGTCGTGCACGTCTTCCGCCACCTCGGCGTGAGCCTGCCGCACCAGTCGACGCGCATCCGCGACTCCGCCCGCACCGTGCGCATCTCGCGCTCGGAGGCGCGCCCCGGCGACATCATCTGGTCGCCCGGCCACGTGTCCATCTACCTGGGCGGCGGCCGCCAGATCGAGGCCACCCGCCCCGGTGGCTGGCGGGTCCGCACCGCGAACATCTGGCAGTCCAACCCGATGTTCCTGCGGGTCGTCTGA
- a CDS encoding phospholipase C — MQGLLSTSRGRYASVGTAAVAGLALAGGLFAPGVALGHPNNGASSDKTTTPIKHVVVLFDENVSFDHYFGTYPDAANTDGTAFKAAAGTPKADTMGAAGLIEKNPNLYTPQRLTPDEAVTCDQNHGYTPEQNALNGGAMDQFVQKTNVDTCSGLFGEPGLVMDYYDGNTVTALWNYAQHFAMSDNSWDATFGPSTPGALNVVSGQTHGGQAFDPKTGALLKTSTAVADPDSDGVGTVTGDPDPVFDDCADNNHTSTSALVGMQGKNVGDLLNAKGLTWGWFQGGFAPSTSAADSATGYALCDTTHVNVAGGSSKDYSPHHNPFAYYKSTSNPHHLAPTKAVGQTDRANHQYDLSLFEQAAKSGALPAVSYVKAAEYQDGHAAYSDPTDEQDFLVREINLLQQSPDWESTAVVIAYDDSDGWYDHVAPEVSNGGAGSADTTLCSSVSTVLGGYADRCGPSQRLPLLVISPYAKQNYVDHTETTQASVVKFIEENWRLGTIGDASFDTTAGSLDGMFDFNEAAHKKAPQVLLNEDGSVASVTPVLPAGLAKKG; from the coding sequence ATGCAGGGTCTGCTCTCCACCTCTCGCGGGCGCTATGCGTCCGTGGGGACGGCGGCCGTCGCGGGTCTCGCGCTCGCGGGCGGCCTGTTCGCCCCGGGCGTCGCGCTCGGCCACCCGAACAACGGCGCGTCGTCGGACAAGACGACGACGCCGATCAAGCACGTCGTCGTCCTGTTCGACGAGAACGTCTCGTTCGACCACTACTTCGGCACCTACCCGGACGCCGCCAACACGGACGGCACCGCCTTCAAGGCAGCCGCGGGCACCCCGAAGGCCGACACGATGGGTGCGGCGGGCCTCATCGAGAAGAACCCGAACCTCTACACGCCGCAGCGCCTCACGCCCGACGAGGCCGTGACGTGCGACCAGAACCACGGCTACACGCCGGAGCAGAACGCGCTGAACGGCGGCGCGATGGACCAGTTCGTCCAGAAGACGAACGTCGACACGTGTTCCGGCCTGTTCGGCGAGCCGGGCCTGGTCATGGACTACTACGACGGAAACACCGTCACCGCGCTGTGGAACTATGCCCAGCACTTCGCCATGAGCGACAACAGCTGGGACGCCACGTTCGGCCCGTCCACCCCGGGCGCCCTCAACGTGGTCTCCGGCCAGACGCACGGCGGCCAGGCCTTCGACCCGAAGACCGGTGCGCTCCTGAAGACCTCGACCGCCGTCGCCGACCCCGACTCCGACGGCGTGGGCACCGTGACGGGCGACCCTGACCCGGTGTTCGACGACTGCGCGGACAACAACCACACGTCCACGTCGGCCCTCGTCGGCATGCAGGGCAAGAACGTCGGTGACCTGCTCAACGCCAAGGGCCTGACCTGGGGCTGGTTCCAGGGCGGCTTCGCCCCGTCGACGTCGGCCGCCGACTCGGCGACCGGCTACGCGCTGTGCGACACCACGCACGTGAACGTCGCCGGCGGGTCCTCGAAGGACTACTCGCCGCACCACAACCCGTTCGCGTACTACAAGTCGACGTCGAACCCGCACCACCTGGCCCCCACCAAGGCCGTCGGCCAGACCGACCGGGCGAACCACCAGTACGACCTGTCGCTCTTCGAGCAGGCCGCGAAGTCCGGCGCCCTGCCTGCCGTCTCGTACGTGAAGGCCGCCGAGTACCAGGACGGCCACGCCGCCTACTCCGACCCGACGGACGAGCAGGACTTCCTGGTCCGCGAGATCAACCTGCTCCAGCAGTCGCCCGACTGGGAGTCGACCGCCGTCGTCATCGCGTACGACGACTCGGACGGCTGGTACGACCATGTCGCCCCCGAGGTCTCCAACGGTGGCGCCGGCTCGGCCGACACGACGCTCTGCTCGTCGGTGTCCACGGTGCTCGGCGGCTACGCCGACCGCTGCGGCCCGTCGCAGCGCCTGCCGCTGCTCGTGATCTCGCCCTACGCGAAGCAGAACTACGTGGACCACACGGAGACCACGCAGGCCTCGGTCGTGAAGTTCATCGAGGAGAACTGGAGGCTCGGCACCATCGGTGACGCGTCGTTCGACACGACAGCCGGGTCGCTGGACGGCATGTTCGACTTCAACGAGGCGGCCCACAAGAAGGCGCCGCAGGTCCTCCTCAACGAGGACGGCTCGGTCGCGTCGGTCACGCCGGTGCTGCCGGCCGGGCTGGCCAAGAAGGGCTGA
- a CDS encoding lipase family protein codes for MSPVRLHRPGVEGWLRRAPGAVVVAVAVLLVVGGLVLAVRPLTSLVLLAVTVGVACVLTGAADVADAGRPRWRRALAVVWVLVGVLLLARLETAVALLPLVVALLLVAGAVAAAGDAFARGAGRGERALAAAWALAQVALAVLALLWRDATVVLAALVFALRTTAFGVLLLWRHARGRRPIPPAPRPRRIADGVRWAAAALLVVAVVGTLAVSRQLRSHDVAVPALYDTPAQVPGQPGRLLRDGDFPGQAPAGATVRRILYTTTDAHGAPAVASGLVVAPTTPPPGPRPVVAWNHGTTGIARACAPSLLENGATAESIPAVDEAVAAGWVVVATDYSGQGAEGIFPYLIGEGEARSSLDAVRAAHELPGLDLGDQVAVWGHSQGGHAALWTAALASSYAPELDVVGTAAISPAAEPRALARRLLEPPSSALLSVAVAWVLLPYSATYDDVDLDAHVPLPARPLVREMSQRCTSQPGLIVSALAGAGVAAAQPLYRGDLTGGAVGARLGQNATDGPFGAPLLLAWGSEDEVIPADLQHDYVARLCAAGVPLEQTELPGLSHMGVVLPGSPLLPELMTWTEARFAGAPAPPSGC; via the coding sequence ATGAGTCCCGTCCGTCTGCACCGCCCGGGGGTCGAGGGGTGGCTGCGGCGGGCACCCGGCGCGGTCGTCGTCGCGGTCGCGGTGCTGCTCGTCGTCGGCGGTCTCGTGCTCGCCGTCCGTCCGCTCACGTCCCTCGTGCTCCTCGCCGTCACGGTCGGCGTGGCGTGCGTCCTGACCGGGGCGGCGGACGTCGCCGACGCCGGTCGGCCGCGCTGGAGGCGGGCGCTCGCCGTCGTGTGGGTGCTGGTCGGTGTGCTGCTGCTGGCCCGGCTCGAGACGGCCGTCGCGCTCCTGCCTCTCGTGGTCGCCCTGCTGCTCGTGGCCGGCGCCGTCGCTGCTGCGGGCGACGCGTTCGCGCGCGGCGCGGGCCGCGGGGAGCGGGCGCTGGCAGCCGCGTGGGCGCTGGCCCAGGTGGCGCTCGCGGTGCTCGCGCTGCTCTGGCGCGACGCGACCGTGGTGCTCGCCGCTCTCGTCTTCGCCCTACGCACGACGGCGTTCGGCGTCCTCCTGCTGTGGCGTCACGCGCGAGGCCGCAGGCCGATCCCGCCGGCACCGCGCCCTCGCCGGATCGCCGACGGAGTGCGGTGGGCGGCCGCCGCGCTGCTCGTCGTCGCCGTCGTCGGCACGCTCGCCGTGAGCCGCCAGCTCCGGTCGCACGACGTCGCCGTCCCCGCCCTCTACGACACGCCTGCTCAGGTGCCCGGCCAGCCCGGGCGGCTGCTGCGTGACGGGGACTTCCCCGGCCAGGCGCCGGCCGGGGCGACCGTCCGCCGGATCCTCTACACGACGACGGACGCCCATGGCGCCCCGGCGGTCGCGAGCGGGCTCGTCGTCGCGCCGACGACGCCGCCGCCCGGCCCACGTCCCGTCGTCGCCTGGAACCACGGCACCACGGGCATCGCCCGGGCGTGCGCCCCGAGCCTGCTCGAGAACGGTGCGACGGCCGAGTCGATCCCCGCGGTCGACGAGGCGGTCGCGGCCGGGTGGGTCGTCGTCGCGACCGACTACTCCGGCCAGGGCGCCGAGGGCATCTTCCCCTACCTCATCGGCGAGGGGGAGGCGCGCTCGTCGCTCGACGCCGTCCGGGCCGCGCACGAGCTTCCCGGGCTCGACCTCGGCGACCAGGTCGCCGTGTGGGGGCACTCGCAGGGCGGGCACGCCGCCCTGTGGACGGCGGCGCTGGCGTCGTCGTACGCACCCGAGCTCGACGTCGTCGGCACCGCCGCGATCTCCCCGGCCGCCGAGCCGCGGGCGCTCGCGCGGCGGCTGCTGGAGCCGCCGTCGTCGGCGCTGCTGTCCGTCGCCGTGGCCTGGGTGCTGCTGCCGTACAGCGCGACGTACGACGACGTCGACCTCGACGCGCACGTGCCGCTGCCCGCGCGGCCGCTCGTGCGGGAGATGTCGCAGCGCTGCACGTCGCAGCCGGGACTGATCGTGTCAGCGCTCGCCGGGGCCGGGGTCGCGGCGGCGCAGCCGCTGTACCGGGGCGACCTCACGGGCGGCGCCGTCGGGGCGCGCCTGGGGCAGAACGCGACCGACGGGCCCTTCGGGGCGCCGCTCCTGCTGGCCTGGGGGAGCGAGGACGAGGTGATCCCCGCCGACCTCCAGCACGACTACGTCGCGCGGCTGTGCGCGGCCGGCGTGCCGCTGGAGCAGACCGAGCTGCCGGGGCTGTCCCACATGGGCGTGGTGCTGCCGGGGTCGCCGCTGCTGCCCGAGCTCATGACGTGGACCGAGGCACGGTTCGCCGGGGCGCCGGCACCGCCGTCGGGCTGCTGA